In a single window of the Desulfuromonas sp. TF genome:
- a CDS encoding MOSC domain-containing protein, whose product MLKGEIIAVCTSPGKGGRKKDVGSGRLVEAFGLEGDGHGGDWHRQVSLLAMESIDKMLAAGLDVGPGDFAENLTTRGIDLCSLPVGTRLQVGETALLEITQIGKICHERCAIFYQAGDCVMPKEGIFARVLEGGGVARGDEVRVVDKPQKEEDKE is encoded by the coding sequence ATGCTCAAAGGAGAAATTATCGCCGTCTGCACCAGCCCCGGAAAAGGGGGGCGAAAAAAGGATGTCGGCAGCGGCCGGCTGGTGGAAGCCTTCGGACTCGAAGGGGACGGCCACGGCGGCGACTGGCACCGGCAGGTCAGTCTGCTGGCCATGGAGAGCATCGACAAGATGCTGGCCGCCGGTCTCGATGTGGGGCCGGGAGATTTTGCCGAAAATCTCACCACCCGGGGGATCGATCTCTGTTCTCTGCCGGTGGGGACCCGCCTGCAGGTCGGCGAAACGGCCCTGCTGGAGATCACTCAGATCGGCAAGATCTGCCATGAGCGCTGCGCCATCTTTTACCAGGCTGGCGACTGCGTGATGCCCAAAGAGGGGATCTTCGCAAGGGTCCTCGAGGGTGGCGGAGTCGCCAGGGGCGATGAGGTAAGGGTAGTTGACAAGCCTCAGAAGGAAGAGGACAAGGAATGA